tcatatgtggatcttccccaaactgttaccaccaagtTGAAGATCCAAAATGATACAGGACATTTTTGGATGCTGTACTAGGattcccaaacctgttccagcatgacaatgcttctgtgcataaagccaggttcatgaagatctgctttacatggtttggaagatgtgaaagatctcctgctttagagctctaaaccctattaaactcctttgggatgaatgtgaacactgactgcacctcagtctttctcaccttctcacctcctgactttactaacagccttgtggctgaatgaatctttacacaaatcctcacaaaatctagtggaacatctttccggaagagtggagcttggacactgtggaatgggattttaaaaaaagagaagcgcATCCGGAtcttatggtcgggtgtccacaaacttttgtccatatattgtactgtagctgagaatatttgattatttatttatttttgtattcagCTTCGACTAAATACAACGGAAATCCGGAATCAGTGTGTATCACTTGTCTGGGAGGTTTACCTCTAAATGCAGCCTCTGTAGAAGCTCCTGCAGTGTTTTGGGTCGAGATCTTTTGGACGTTCTCTGAGGCCTGATCTTGAGGgactcttcctcctccttgtCTTCATCGTCCTCTTTTCCGTGTCCTTTTTCAAGCAGCACATTGACGTAGATAAACTTAAAATTTCCTACTTTATTGTTCAACATTCCTGTCCATATTCCCATCGGGGATTTGCTTATGATATCGATGACATCGCCCACCTGAGAGAAATGTAAAGTGGGTTACTGTCAGGTATTTAGATGAACATTTCAGGGTCAGATGCACGTGCATAAAGCAGATGGAGGGCTGACCTTGAGCTTGAGCAAGTCCGTGTCGTAAGGACTCGGGAGGAAGTCTGTGTGCACTCGGGCTCGTCCACAAAACGGCCCTGTGTAGGACACGTCCTCATCTATCCTCAGGCTGTCTCGGTTAACTGACACGTCCAAGCTGCCAGTCACGGCACCTGAGACAAGAAGGCAGAATGACAGGATGAGCAATTTGTTCATTCAATCAGTTTGGTCTTGATCTACAGAAGTCATTAGAGGCTTCTCTGATGACCTGCATTATAAtgtgtttctttcttgttttcttgtgatcacGACTTAATTTTTCATGGATGCTCCAGCTGCCACAAatggttattatccatgatgccTCTAGATTAAATCTCAAATGTCGAAATCACGGGACAATAAAGTCATGATCATGACAAAACATCTCGAAATcgtgagaaaacaagaaaaaaacaagtaagCATCAGTGATTTTGTTTGATGTTTTCTTCTTACTGGAAGAACTCTGTCCACTGGAGAGACTTTCTAAAGAGTTACTCGAGTGGTTTGGGGTTTTTTCCAAATGAGAGCTGCTTCCTGGACCCCCTTCTGGTTCTCCGTCTGTGTCGTCACCCTGCAACAGTCAGTGACAGCAAACTTAATTTTAAAAGgataaatcaattaatcaatcaataaatcaatcaattatttacaatataataggAAGAAAAATAGTCTCATAAATCAACCATTAATCAACCAatgtacattgtacattaatcaaccaataaatgaattcatttgtttatgcatgttcggtttttattatttttattattaatattattattataataaaatcagtagatataataaataaatacaaacattttatttacatttatttcatttggcaCAGCCTTAACGCAAGCAGTTTAAAGTTATATTattcatacacctgagcagttaagggcctagcccaggggcccaacagtggcagcttggtgatgctgggatttaaactcataacctttCGATCAGAAATCCCAACGTTTCCAAACTACCAATTAATCaactaaattatatatatgtttattttcataAGATCTTAGAGGGTTTCCATTTTTGCCTTttcaattaaattgtaattaatgaatacaccataatacacaccCCCTGTGCAAAGTGtggagtcttttatggtttttgagacatgtgCATGTACCTTTTGTTTCTATTCAACAAACTCGGTAAAAGTTAAAAATACACatgaattggacagtgaatgagtggaagaaagttctgtggagtccaaacaGGACATTTGTGtgtctaccagaagaacttgtgtaagaagaAGAAccggagagaagatgtgatcagactccctcaccctcacccccacactcacacatggaggtggaagattaatggtttggggttgttttggagcagtgaaggttccaaaccaacatggctcccgttccacacttcaacaccatacagttccgtctggactgcgtcTCATCAGACGCGACAACAAGACGATGATCAGAAGTGCACGTTCTGTAAGTCTTATTTATCTATTATGGAACGAGCTGCAcagtcaccacacctcaatcctactgaactgctctgagattaactgcatcacaagaaagaaagaaatcttcaaccagtgaagaacatctgtggagagttttacaagaggcacagcaaagtTTGGAGGACCAAAGTGATGAGTGTTTGTAAagctgtgtaaatatatatatttgttcataCCACTAAAGTACCAAGTTGCATATAAACGAAAGGAATATGtacgtgtctctcaaaaaccataaaatacaGTCACGGTTGACTTCATGGTGTAATAAAATGATCCCACTGACTACATTCCCGTTTTAATTACATCGCCCGAGTCTGCGCAATTGTCGGATTTCACAGAATTATATTTCAAGACTCAGGAAGTGAAACGTGTCCTCTGACATCATAGGAAAGGTCACACACACTGTTGGGAAGCTCACATGCGAGTTCTCAGTGACTCACCGCATCCTCAGAACAGGACTTGATGTGTCTCTTTCCCATCCTCATAGTCAGTGCGATTGCCTTCATCTTCGACCCCAAACTCTGATGCTTGTCTTTTCTCTTCACTCCTGACTCCCCCTCAGCCTGCATCAAACACACAGCATAAGGAATATTGACATCTATATCAAGTCTAGATCTTCTGCCAAGTGCTGAGTAAGCACAGAGCAACATCCCATTCAATCATACACAGTGTAGAAATGCCCTAGAGTTACCCCTGGTAGCACAGGGAGGTGGggatttgattgatttatttatcaaaGTGTAAATCATAAAATTTCATACCAGAGTTGTTCCATCTTCCTCAAGCTTGGAAGGTGAGGGCGGACGCCGGAAGTTGTCAAACTTTCCGAAACTGGTGGATCTCTGAACAAGGGGGGATTCAGgggcaatattttattataattagggGTTAgagcatcatatatatatatatatatatatatatatatatatatatatatatatatatatatatatatatatatatatatatatatattcttaaacCAAAAAGATAATTATTAGAAGTCAAGTGCACGCCTTCCCAACACCATTATGACcacatcagcaaaaaaaaaaaaaaaaaagtgcacccGTTTCTCAAGCTGTACtgttttcagtgtgttttttttttttattgtttaaaaatctgtcattttacAAGTCATACGCTACAGTAATTATTCACatatgcaaacaaaaacataaataaatcatttaaccTCTTATGCTGCCTGATTTATCAACCACATTAACTGTGGACCAGTTTACACTCGATTTCTCATTTTTGTTTGTCCATCCGGGACAGAAGACACTTTGTCTAATTTAAAATGCctagtttattcatttattaaaaaaataaataaatacttggAATCCTACAATCACTATTTACTGATTTGTAATTGGTTGATAAAGTGTACTGTCAGGTTTTGTAATAAAATCACAAAGATTTCATTATAAATCCTCACGATCTCTCAATAAAGGATCGTCACTTCTCCTTACGTTTCTGCCCAAAACTCATTTAATCATCTAAAAGCTTCAACACTCAACGCTTTATAGTAAAACATATTATAGTACAATACATTCAATAACACCAAAGTTTAAAAACTCCTTACCTTCGGTTTGATGTGTTTGGGTTTATCGGATGCGTTTGAATTTGCCCTTTGAAGCATTGccttactttattttttaaaaccctttgatatttattgtattatttttcgaATCCCAGCTCGTATGCTTGACCTCTGAATCTAAACTGCTAACTGCAGAGGTTCTTCAGATGAGTCTTGCGTTTTGACTTCCTCAGATCACACAGGATATGGCACAACATGCGTTCTGTCTGTAATCAAAGCAGTTTcagatgggggaaaaaaaaaaaaaaaaacacacacgaaTGCCTGAGTTTGCATTTGTGGTCTGCGTGATAACCACTTCCCAGTCATTTCAAGGAACTTACACGAAGCAAATATGCACACGCACGAcgacggaaaaaaaaaaatagaaatcgaCGAATTAATTCTAATGAAGATAATTCAGAGCAATGATTATCAAAATGTcctgaaatgtgtttattataaaaaaacaacaaacaaacaacaacaacaaaaaaaacccagacacaAATGGATTTATTCAGGAACTGAAAGtagaaaaaacaaatgaaaaaagtagCTTTGGCCCAAGTTGCAAAATCCGGTCTCTTTAGAAGAGGAAGTACGAGCTGCCAGCAACATGCAGGATCACAAAAACCCGAGacgtcattttactgtgtacttcTCATATTTCTCAACACAGTGCATTTCATTTCAAAACTACTGACGACTTTAGCAtaaaattggtgtg
The DNA window shown above is from Silurus meridionalis isolate SWU-2019-XX chromosome 12, ASM1480568v1, whole genome shotgun sequence and carries:
- the samsn1a gene encoding SAM domain-containing protein SAMSN-1a; translation: MLQRANSNASDKPKHIKPKRSTSFGKFDNFRRPPSPSKLEEDGTTLAEGESGVKRKDKHQSLGSKMKAIALTMRMGKRHIKSCSEDAGDDTDGEPEGGPGSSSHLEKTPNHSSNSLESLSSGQSSSSAVTGSLDVSVNRDSLRIDEDVSYTGPFCGRARVHTDFLPSPYDTDLLKLKVGDVIDIISKSPMGIWTGMLNNKVGNFKFIYVNVLLEKGHGKEDDEDKEEEESLKIRPQRTSKRSRPKTLQELLQRLHLEEYASTLLLNGYQSVDDLKHLKEKHLIELDITDPEHRRKLLAASEVIYDMGRGELDETKNEEDEDEDAEASDCPRDSGCFIPKDCSDSSRDDADIH